In Candidatus Bathyarchaeota archaeon, one DNA window encodes the following:
- a CDS encoding NADH-quinone oxidoreductase subunit H, producing the protein MVQNMLVTLFQILIFPGAAFLIFLAFLFEWIDRKVVARIQSRYGPLYTGLSGILQPIADFMKLLSKEDITPNSADKPIFTLTPIIHFSLALTALFLIPMINEAAIVSFEGDLIFLMFILALIILTVFLAGYGSASSFSIIGGVRSALQMIGYEIPMALSLIGPALSAGTLSISGIVQWQGSRGLWTVFLQPIGFIILIVCLLAELEFVPFDIPEAETEIVAGWRTEFSGRKLALFKLGKDLELLLASALIASLYLGGAQTAGIFPPIVIFLIKTVFALLLLSISRALFARFRIDQMVSGMWKYLIPLATLQVILISLGVGR; encoded by the coding sequence ATGGTACAAAACATGCTAGTGACTCTATTCCAAATCTTAATTTTCCCAGGCGCTGCTTTCCTTATTTTTCTTGCTTTTCTATTTGAGTGGATAGACCGCAAGGTCGTGGCGAGGATTCAAAGCCGTTATGGGCCACTATATACAGGCCTTTCTGGAATACTTCAGCCAATAGCAGACTTTATGAAGCTTCTTTCAAAAGAGGATATAACTCCAAATTCAGCTGACAAACCGATTTTCACTTTAACACCAATAATTCACTTTTCATTGGCCCTAACCGCTCTATTTTTGATTCCAATGATAAATGAAGCGGCAATAGTAAGTTTTGAAGGAGACCTCATATTTCTTATGTTCATTCTAGCACTTATCATACTAACGGTTTTCTTGGCTGGCTACGGTTCTGCAAGTTCGTTCAGCATTATCGGCGGTGTTCGTTCGGCTTTACAGATGATTGGATACGAAATTCCCATGGCTTTATCGCTTATAGGCCCAGCCTTGTCAGCTGGAACACTTTCCATAAGCGGAATCGTACAGTGGCAAGGTTCAAGAGGTTTATGGACGGTTTTTCTTCAGCCAATAGGTTTCATCATTCTCATAGTATGTCTCCTCGCAGAACTTGAATTTGTCCCGTTTGACATTCCGGAAGCAGAAACAGAAATAGTTGCTGGTTGGAGAACTGAATTCAGCGGAAGGAAACTTGCTCTATTCAAGCTTGGAAAGGATTTAGAACTGCTCCTAGCTTCGGCTTTAATAGCCTCTCTTTATCTTGGAGGCGCCCAGACAGCGGGTATTTTCCCGCCGATAGTGATATTCTTGATTAAAACTGTTTTCGCCTTGCTTTTGCTTTCCATTTCCCGAGCATTATTTGCAAGATTTCGCATCGACCAGATGGTTTCCGGAATGTGGAAATATTTGATTCCGTTAGCCACATTGCAGGTTATACTTATCAGCTTAGGTGTGGGAAGGTGA
- a CDS encoding NADH-quinone oxidoreductase subunit I, translated as MAIIKEAIKQLFSRPATLKYPFERVAPPKGFRGRPVWDMRRCVGCGLCSKVCPSGAIEMIGKGMEAEIKHYVDRCMFCGQCAESCPRNAITMTGEFELANYSREKMVYEYKREI; from the coding sequence TTGGCAATAATAAAAGAGGCCATAAAACAGCTTTTCAGCCGTCCAGCCACTCTTAAATATCCCTTTGAAAGAGTTGCTCCACCTAAGGGTTTTAGGGGCCGTCCAGTTTGGGATATGCGAAGATGCGTTGGATGCGGTCTCTGCAGCAAAGTTTGTCCTTCCGGGGCCATCGAAATGATTGGGAAGGGTATGGAAGCTGAAATTAAGCATTATGTAGATAGGTGCATGTTCTGCGGGCAGTGCGCTGAAAGCTGCCCGAGGAATGCGATAACCATGACCGGCGAATTTGAACTTGCCAATTACAGCCGTGAGAAAATGGTTTATGAATATAAGAGGGAAATTTAA